DNA from Stutzerimonas decontaminans:
GATCTGGCGCGCCTGCGCGATGCCTTGGCCGCGCTGCCGCAGCTGCAGGCCGGCATGCAGGACCTGGTGGCACCGCATCTGCTCGAACTGGCGAAAAGCATCAGTACCTACCCGGAGCTGGCCGAACTGCTGGCCCGCGCCATCATCGACAACCCGCCGGCGGTAATCCGTGACGGTGGCGTGCTGAAGACCGGTTACGACGCCGAGCTGGACGAGCTGCAGTCGCTCTCCGAGAACGCCGGCCAGTACCTGATGGACCTGGAGACCCGCGAGAAGGCCCGCACCGGGCTGGCCAACCTCAAGGTCGGCTACAACCGCGTGCACGGCTACTTCATTGAGCTACCGAGCAAGCAGGCCGAATCCGCACCGGCCGATTACATCCGCCGGCAGACGCTCAAGGGCGCCGAGCGCTTCATCACGCCGGAGCTCAAGGAGTTCGAAGACAAGGCGCTGTCGGCCAAGAGCCGCGCGCTGGCCCGTGAGAAGCTGCTCTACGACGAGCTGCTGGAAATGCTCATCGGCCATCTGGCACCGCTGCAGGAAAGCGCTGCCGCGCTGGCCGAACTGGACGTGCTGAGTAACCTGGCCGAGCGCGCGCTTAATCTCGACCTGAATCGCCCGCGCTTCGTCGAGCAGCCGTGCATGCGCATCGAGCAGGGCCGCCACCCGGTGGTCGAGCAGGTGCTGGAGACGCCCTTCGTCGCCAACGACCTGGGCCTCGACGATGCCACTCGCATGTTGGTCATCACCGGACCGAACATGGGCGGTAAATCCACCTACATGCGCCAGACCGCGCTGATCGTGCTACTGGCACAGATCGGCAGTTTCGTTCCTGCGGCAGCGTGCGAGCTGTCGCTGGTAGACCGCATCTTCACCCGCATCGGCTCCAGCGACGATCTGGCCGGCGGGCGCTCCACCTTCATGGTGGAGATGAGCGAAACCGCCAACATCCTGCACAACGCAAGTGATCGCAGCCTGGTGCTGATGGACGAAGTCGGTCGTGGCACCAGCACCTTCGATGGCCTCTCGCTGGCCTGGGCGGCCGCCGAGCATCTGGCCAAGCTGCGCGCGTTCACCCTGTTCGCCACCCACTACTTCGAGCTGACGGTGCTGCCGGAAAGCGAGCCGGTGGTAGCCAACGTGCATCTCTCCGCCACCGAGCACAACGAGCGTATCGTCTTCCTGCACCACGTGCTGCCGGGCCCGGCGAGCCAGAGCTACGGCCTGGCCGTGGCGCAGCTGGCCGGTGTGCCGGGCGAAGTCATCCAGCGTGCGCGCGACCATCTGTCGCGCCTGGAAACCACCAGCCTGGCCCACGAAGCGCCGAGAATAGCGCCCGGCCAGCCAGCGCCGCCGATGCAAAGCGACCTGTTCGCCAGCCTGCCGCATCCGGTGCTGGAGGAATTGGGACGGATCAATCCCGATGATGTGACGCCGCGCCAGGCGCTGGACCTGCTATACAGCTTGAAATCACGCATTTGATACGCCGCGAAAGCTGCTAGAATCGCGCGCATTTTTTTGATAAGCGGCATTTGCCTGTGCCGCCTACTCGCAGGGGCGTCACCGTAACGCCTACCTGACACGCCTGAGGAGATAGCTAGACATGACCTTCGTCGTCACCGACAACTGCATCAAGTGCAAATACACCGATTGCGTGGAAGTCTGCCCGGTGGACTGCTTCTACGAAGGCCCGAACTTTCTGGTGATTCACCCGGACGAGTGCATTGACTGCGCGCTGTGCGAGCCGGAGTGCCCGGCTCAGGCGATCTTCTCCGAAGACGAGGTACCGGAAGATCAGCAGGAGTTCATCGAGCTGAACGCGGATCTGGCGGAAGTCTGGCCGAACATCACCGAGAAGAAAGACGCGCTGGCCGATGCCGAAGAGTGGGATGGCGTGAAGGACAAGCTGCAGTACCTGGAACGCTGATACCAAGAGTCAGAACGAAAAATGCCCGCAGCGATGCGGGCATTTTCTTTTGTGCTGCCGAGGGCAGCGACAGGTCAGGCCTTGTCGATGCCTTTTTTCAGGGTGTCTTTCACATCGCCCTTGACCTGCTGGGCCTCACCCTTCACTTCCTGGCGCTGGCCTTCGCCTTTCATGCGCTCGTTGTCGGTCGCTTCGCCCACGCCTTGCTTGATCTTGCCGACGGCTTCGTTGGTATTGCCCTTGATCTTGTCTTCGGTACTGCTCATGGCGAACTCCTAACTTATTCATTAGTGACATAAGGTGGACCGCTCACGCGAAGCGTTAGTTTCGCCCCGGCCATCGGGCCAGAGCGGCTCATGTCTGGCGTGAGGGCATCAGCCGGCGCAGCAGGGGCCGGCCAGCCAGATGCAGAAACACTGGCGCGCCAGCAATGAGGTAGAAGTAATAGGTCACGAAGCGCCAGATCAGTATCGCCGCCGCAGTAGTCGACTTGCCGACCATCGGCGTCAGCAGCGCAGCCGACGCCAGCTCGGCACTGCCCGCGCCACCCGGCAACAGGCTGAGCTGGCCGGCAGTCAATGCAAGCAACTGTACGAGGAAGGTCCAGGCCCAGGCCAGCTCGCTACCCAGCCCCTGCAGCGTCAGGTAGAGCACGCTGAAGCGCAGCAGCCAGTGCAGCGTGGTGAGCCCGAACACGGCGAGCAATATACGGCGCGGTAAGCGGAAGCAGTCGATCAGTGCATTGCGAAAACTCAGCACCTTGCGCGCCCAGCGCCGTTTGCGCGACTGCTTCATGCCCAGCCGGGTCACCAGCCAGCCATTGAGCAGAAATACCTGACGGTGGAAGCGTCCGAGCAACGCCAGCAGCGCTATTACACCGATCAGCAACGCCACGCTGAAGCCCAGCAAACCGGCGATGTGGGTGCTCAATGCATGGGTCAGCGCGTAGATCAGCACGCCGACCATTGCGCAGGCGAAGAACAGTAGATCAGTCAACTGCTCGACGGCATAGGTTGCCGTGCCCTTCGCTGGCGCCACGCCCTGGCGCATCAGCAGCGCCATAAGTGTTAGCGGCCCGCCGGCGCCGCCGGGTGTAGCGCAGATGGCAAACTCGGTCGCTACGACGATGCCGAATGCTCGGCGCTGGCCCAAATGTCTGCGCCCCAGCAGCAAGCGCAAGCGCAGCGCATTGAGATTCCAGCCCAGCACCACCATGCCGAGCATCGCCACAAGCAGGCCGCCTGGAAAACTGCGCAGCCGCTCGAAAAGACCGCTACCGCCGAGCAACAGCGGCACCATGGCCGCGCCGAGCAACGCGCCGCCCAAGATCCACCAGCGACGATTCATGCCACAGCGCTCGATGACCGGTACTGTCGCAGCCAGTCGATCTTGGTCAGCGGCCGCCTGCCTTCCTGAAGCAGGCGCTCGAGCACATCGAGCCAGTAGCGCCGGGAAAACTCATGACGCATGTCCACTGGATGCACCCCCAAGCGCAGCAATGGCGCCTGTCGGCTCTGGCGCAGCTGCCGCTCGCTAACCAGCCAGGACACACCGCGCCGCCAAGGACTGCGTGCGCTCCAGACCAGCCCTGGGGCGACGATCGGCGAGAAGTCCGGCAGCAGGTAGAGATGGCCGGGATCGCTGGTATAGGTCAGTCCGCTGCCGGCCAATACGCGCTGTGTTCCCTTGCTCATCAACCAGGCCGGCGCGACGAAACCATGCAGCGGCCATTGCTGCCGCCGGAACAGCTCCAGGCCACGCCCCAGGCGCTCGCCAGCAGCCTGTTCATCGAGGCCATAGAACTCGCCTTCATGAGTGTAAACCCGTCGCATGAACCAATCCTTCGGCGTCCTTGGCGCGGGCTCGAGATCGGCGTGGAAGCAGCCGTGCAGCACCAGCTCGTCGCCACGCTGCACCCGCTGGTCCAGCAGGCGGCAGAAATCCGGCTGCTGTTCCAGCGGATTGCGCTGATGAAAATCCGGAACCACCAGCCAGGTAATGGGTACGCCGCCGATGGCATCCACCGCCTCGACGAAGGGTCGGTAGTCGGGCCAGGTTTCCGCGGCTACATCGTGCAGCACCAGCGTCAGAGCAGCGTCAGCCATGTACGGCTACCGGCAGGTCCGCGGTGCCGAGCACTGCGTGGTAGTGAGCAAGCAAGCCGGCCACGACGGCATCCCAGGCGTGGTGCGCCTCGACATGCTGGCGGGCCTGTTGGCCGAGCAGCCGGGGGTCGTCTTCGAACAGCTCGCGCACGGTATGCGCCATGGCCCTCGGGTCCAGCGGCCGGCACAGACGACCGCTGTAGAACGGCACCAGCTCTGGCAATGCACCGGCGCGCGCGGCGATCACCGGGATACCACTGGCCATGGCTTCGAGAGCCACCAAGCCGAAGGTCTCCTGATTGCCGGCATGCAGCAGCACATCACTACTGGCCATGTAGCGCGCCACTTCGCTGGCGCAACAGAAGCGGTCGATCACCGTGACATTCTCCGGTACCCGCTGCGGCATGCTCGAGCCCACCAACAACAAGTGGTACGGCTTACCGAGCTGGCGCGCGGTTTCCAGCAGAATATGCAGGTTCTTTTCCCGCGAGCCACGCCCGGCGAAGATCATCAGCCGGGTGTCATCCGCCAACCCCAGTTCGCGGCGCAGATCGGGATCACGCCGCTCGGGGCGGAAGGTTTCCAGGTCCACGCCCAAGGGCTGCACGAACACGCTTTTCACCCCAAGATGGGTCAGTTTGTCGGCCATCACCTCGCTCGGCGCCAATACCCGGTCGAAGCTGCCGTACAGCTTCGAGACGTAGCCATTTAGATTGGTACCCAGCCAGCTGCCGATACGATTGCTGACCAGCAGCGGCAGATCGGAGTGATAGAAACCGATGACCGGGACATTCAGCCGGCGCCCCGCATCCAATGCCGCCCATGCCGTCATGTAGGGATCGCCGACTTCAATCAGATCGGGGCGCAGCGAACGCAGCAGGTTGCACCAAGGCGCACGGCGGATCGGAAAGCGATAGCCCTTGCCGAAGGGCAGAATCGGCGCCGGCACTTCATAAAGGCCGTCGTTGTGACTGTAGTCGCCGCCCGGCACCAAGATGCTGTGCCGCACTCCGGAGTACAACTGCAGCCTGCGATGCTTCGCCTCGAGGTAGGTGCGCACGCCACCACTGGCGGGCGCATAGAACATGGTCATATCCGCGATATGCAAGGTACTTCTCCGTCGGTCCCGTAGCAGAACACCGGTCTTCGCCGGGCATGTCGCGGGTTCGAACGACATGCTCCGCAATCCCTGCGGAATAATTCTGTAATGAAATAGATGACCGTAACGGAGATGCGTTGTTCGCAGCGGAGCGCCGGACGGCGCCTCAGCTGTCCAGCTGCTTGTCGCCCTCGTCCTTGCCCTCGACCGAAGCGTGCTCTATCACCGCGTTGAGTTCGGCGCCGAACAACAGCACCGCTGCGGAGATGTATAGATACAGCAGCAACACGATGATCGCGCCAATGCTCCCGTAAGTAGCGTTGTAATCGGCGAAGTTCTGCACATAGACGCCAAAGGCAATCGAGGCGAGTATCCACACCAGCACCGCCAGCACCGAGCCTGGTGTGATAAAGCGGAAATCCTGCTCCACGTCGGGTGTTACGTAGTACAGCAGTGCCACCACCAGCATCAGCGTCAGCACGACCACCGGCCAGCGTGCCCAGGTCCACAGCACCACCACCATATCGCGCATGCCCACCTGCCCGGCCAGCCACTCGATGGCTTGCGGCCCGATGATCATCAACCCTGCCGTGAGCAGCAGCAGCACCGCTATGCCAACGGTGTAGGCCAGCGAGAGCATGATCAGCTTCCAGCTCGGGCGCCCCTCCTCCACGTCGTAGGCCCGGTTCATCGCATTCATCAGCGAGCGGAAACCGATGGACGCGGTCCACAGCGCCACGAGAATACCGAAGGACAACAGGCCAGCCTGCTGCTCCTGCAGCTGCTCGATGACCGGATTGATCTGCTCCATCGCTATCGGAGGCAGAGCAAGCGACGCCTGCATGCGCAACCAGTCGAAGAAATTCTGCAGGTCGAGAAAGCCCAGCAACGCGATGAGAAACACGAGAAACGGAAACATCGCAAACAGCCCGCGATAAGCCAGCGCCGACGCATAGGTGGACATGTCGTCGCTGCTGAATTCCTTGAAGGTACGCTTGAGCAAGGTAAAGGCCCCGATACCGCGGGTGTCCAGCATGGCCATCGATATTCCCCCCAAACAGTGAAATGTGCCGTCTAGAAAATGGGACGACCGCTCTGCTGGAGAGTTCGGTATTGGGAAGCTGAGCTAGCCTTTCATTACCGGTGAACTAAGCCGCTTGCCAATCAGTTGCCCGATAAAGCCAGCGCGGATGCAACTTCTCGAAGCAAACGCTGGAACTCAGTAACGAAGCGCTCATAAGCGCCGGTCCAGCGATCGCCGTTGAGAAGGTGCACCTCCAAGTCAATGCTCAGCTTTTGCAGGCGCACGGCGCCTAGCGTTGCGGCCAATGATTTGAACCGATGCAGCGAATCATTTGCTTCCTCTATTCGTCCTTGCATGAGGCTGATATGAAGCCTTTCCGCAAAGTCGGAGTGATCATCAACAAAACGCTTCAGCAAAGATCGATACAGGTCATGGTTATTTAGTAAACGTTCTAGAGCAGAACGCTGATCAAGCCCCTCAATGGTCGGCAGTAGCTCCTTTTCCTGTTCCGCTCGGATCTCTGGCAAAGGCTGCGTCGATCGGCACAACCAACGCTCCAGCAAGGCTTCCAAGTGCCTGGGGTGGATCGGCTTCGCCAGATAGTCACTCATCCCCGATTGCAGGCATCGCTGGCGGTCTCCCGCCAGGTTGCTGGCCGTAAGCGCAATCACTGGAATGTCAGGATTATTCCAACGGAGCCTGCGGACAACCTCCAAGCCGTCCATGACAGGCATCTGGACATCGAGCAACACCAGCTCTAAGCCGGGATCGCTTGCAACCTGCTGCAATGCGTCGGCCCCGTTTATCGCAGTACTCACTTCCAGCCCAAACGACATGAGCTGCTCGCAAGCTACCTCACGATTAAGAGGATCGTCGTCGACCAGTAACACGCGACGGCCGCGCAGAGAAAAACTATCGGTCGCGTGATCAGGTTCGGCTCCATCGTAGGCGCCTGGCGCAAGTTCCAACTTAACAACGAACGCAAACAAGCTTCCTATATTCGGCTGGCTGCGCGCGATGAGATTGCCGCCAAGGAGGGTTGCCAGCTCCGCACAAATAGCCAATCCCAACCCAGTACCACCGTAGCGCCGAGCGATCGAGTCATCCATTTGCTGGAATGGCTTAAACATCTCATCCAGCCTTTCGGCGGGGATGCCGATGCCACTATCCTGAACTTCGAAACAGAGATCGCAGCACCTACCATGGAGCTCATTCAGCCGAACCCTCAATGAAATGCTGCCACGCTCGGTGAACTTAATCGCGTTATCCATCAAGTTGATCAAAACTTGAGCGATCCGTAGCGGATCCCCATAGAACTGCCCCGGCAGCCGCGGATCTATGTCCACAATAAGCCGAAGCTGCTTGCTACTGGCCCGCTCCCATACGATATCGACGACGCTCTCAACCAACCGCTGTAGTGAGAAAGCCACCTGCTCGATCTGCATCTCGCCTGCTTCGATCTTGCTGAAGTCGAGAATGTCACCGACCACCTCCTGCAGGTGCTCCGCTGACTTGAGAATCTTATCTAGATAGCCATCTACCTTTGCATCGCGGTTGCTTCGGCGAGCCAAGTGCGCCAGACCTACCACGGCGTTGAGCGGCGAACGAATCTCGTGGCTCATGTTGGCTAGGAAATTGGCCTTGGCCTGGGCGCCCGCTTCCGCCTGATCCTTGGCCGCCACCAGTTCCGCGGTTCGCTCATACACCTGTCTTTCCAGATCGGCCGCCAGCTCGCTTAAGGCGAGTCGATCGCGGGCCTGCTCGGTTTCCTCTATGGCGAGACTGCCCAACGCCCGAAGCCCACCCTTGTTGTCGAGTATGGGAAAAGCGATCAGACGATAGGCGCGAAAATCAACCTGATGTTGGTCCGTTCCCCTCGATATGAACTGGCGTTCCTGCAACGTGCCCGAGAGCAAGGTTTCGCGCTGCGCTTCCCATACCAGTTGGCTTAATGGGGGAAGTTCGCTGCTCCGGCCGGAACCGCGCAGGTCGAGGCGCCCCCAGCTCTCGACATCAGAACCGCGTACAGCCTCGTTCTCGAGTTTCACACACCCTTCCGGATCACGTATGCGTACCATCAGCGGCAAGTGGTCAAGCACCTGCCGATAAAGCGATTCCCGCTCGGCGAGGTGCTGTCGATCACGCCAGGTCCTCAGAGTTAGATAAACCACCAGGACAACGGCCAGCGCGCACAAGGTCAGGATCAGATTGCGCCCAAGCCGATAGGCCTCATACAGCGGAAGCAGGTCATGCTCGACAACCAAACCCAGGTCGAGCTCATCCAGCCACAGGGCTGCGCCCGCAACCAGCACGCCATTACGGTCACGGTAGCCCTCGGAATAGCTGGCCGAGTCATGCCCCGGTCCGAACGATAAGCCGGGCGATAGGCGCCAGGCGTCACTCGGGCGCGAAGCCGACGTAAGCCGCGTCCCCTCGCCGTCGACCGCAAACACCCGGGTCTGTGGACCCTCCAACCGCGTCAGCAACGGTCCCAGCTCGTTGTCTAGAGCCAGACGCAGACATAGAACCGGTGGACGAGCCGCGGCGCTGCGCTCGATTCCGATGCGTCCACACGCCATCTGCATGAGCGTTCCTGCCGGAAAAACCTGATCGGGATTTAGCAAGGCCACCGGGGCCGGAAACGGGCGGGAAATGGCCCCACCTTCCCGTTGGCTACGCAGCAACGTGTCGCTGGCCAGCTCCGGAAGCGCAAAGCTGCGCCGATGGGTCAGGTTGCTGTCACTTATCACCCGCAGGTCGCCATCGAACAGTACGTGCCCCGCGTATCCCTGCCCCAGATACAGGGGACGCAGATGCTCGGCCAGATAGTGGTCAACACTAGCCCCGGGGTTCTCCAATCGCCGAACCACCCAGGCCTGCACATCGTGCAGCTCTGCCAGCCCGCGGACGGCTATCAGATGACGGTGCTGCCAGTACTGCAATAGGTCCTTTATCACCTTCATCCGCGCATCGAACTGGGCGGCATTATTGGCCGCCACCTTGCTGCGCACCGTTTGTAGCCCTGCAATGGTAAGAAGCACCAATAGCAGGCAGGCACCTATTGGGGTAAGGAGACGGGAGAACCTGGTCATTCCGTGTACCGCTCTGAATCTACGAGCCAATCGTTGAGGGACGTGTTTCCCTTATGCCGCTGATGCCAGTCTGCAAGCTGGTCCGCTGGCATCGGTCGCGCGAATAGGTAGCCCTGTCCCGAATGGCAACCCAGCAACTCAACCAAAAACAGGTCGTCCTTGCACTCGACCCCTTCGGCTACGCAAGGCAACCCGAGCTTGTGTCCTGTCTGAATTGCCGAGTACAAAATCGCCCGAGCACGCCGGTTCTGATGTGCCTCGCGAACGAAAGCACGGTCGATCTTTAGCTCGGTGAAGGGCAGGCGCGAAAGCTGGCGGAGGGTCGAAAAGCCAGTGCCATAGTCGTCTATCGAAAGGCCGAAACCCGCCAGGCGCAGGCGTCCGACAGACGCCAGTGTCACCAGCGGATCGTCCATCAGCGCGCTCTCGGTGACTTCGAGGATCACCTGGCTCGGGTGGCATCGCGCTGCAGCCACCAGACGAATAAGATCATCCGCAAAATGGCGATTGGCCAGCAGGCTGATGTCCACATTCAGGGCGATGCTGATGGACGCGTCCTGCAAGCTCGACAAATGTTCCATGGCCTGTCGTACCAGGCAGTAGGTCAGTTCGCAGAGTTGGCCACTGCCGGTGGCCAGGGGAATGAAATCAGCTGGCGAGATAACCACGCCGCCCGGCTCTAGCCAACGCGCCAGCACTTCGTAGCCGGTGACCCTTCCGCTTAGCAGGTGCACCTTCGGCTGGTAGTAAGGCTGTATGCAGCCACGCTGGAGCGCCGACCCGAGCGCTGCCTCGCTGGGCAGCGAGCGAGCGCGCTCACAGCCGCCCTGCTTGTCTCGCCGCTGCCCCGCCTGAGACAACAGTCGATGCAGGTCACGGCCCTCGATCGGCTTTCGCAGACTGCCGAGCAAAGGAACGCCCGCCGCATGCAGCATGCTTTCGACCGTGGAGATCAGCGCTTCTTCCCGGGCACTGACAACTACCACTTCGGAGAAAATCCGTTCCTCGCCCAATCGCTGCAGCAGTTCAATGCCGTTCATCCCCGGCATCTCCAGATCGACGAGCAGCAGCGACAGTTCGCCGTGACTGTCCCGAAGGATGGCCAATGCAGCCGCGCCATCATCGACCTGCTGGATATCCTGAAGGCCAAACCCCCTTAGCAGCGCGCAAAGCAGCTCGCGCTGGAATGGACTGTCCTCGACGATGAGCACCTTCTGCGCCCGAACTGCTTCCGGGAGCTCGGCCAAGCCCGCCCCCTTAAATGGTTCCAATCCTGTCAAAACTTCTGTCCGTAATGGGCGATCCGCTCGGGCAGATCCTCCAGGTTGCAAATCTGCTCTACGCCACCCAGGCGAATCGCTTCCTTAGGCATGCCGAACACCACGCAGCTCTCTTCATCCTGAGCCAGCGTCGCGGCCCCGGCATCTCGCATCGCCTTCAGCCCACGGGCGCCATCGTCACCCATGCCGGTCATTATGACACCGAGCGCATTGCGCCCCGCAGCGTTGGCCAGCGAGCGGAACAGCACATCCACCGAGGGCTTGTGGCGCGAGACAGGAGGCCCATCCTGCACCATCACCTGATATTGCGCGCCGTTACGCCTGACGCTCAGGTGCAGGCCGCCCGGGGCTATCAACGCTCGCCCCGGCAGGACGCGGTCGCCGTCCTGCGCCTCGCGAACTTCGATATCACAGGCCGCGTCGAGCCGCTGCGCGAACTGCCGCGTGAAATTCGCCGGCATGTGCTGCACGATGACCATGCCCGTACAGTCCTTCGGCATCCGCTTCAGCAGGTATTCCAGCGCTCGCGTTCCACCGGTGGAGGTACCGATCGCAACAATCGCATCGGTAGTACGGCTGAGCGCAACAGCTGCCAGAGGAGGAACGCCGCTCGTCGCCAACTTACCGGCACACCCGACCCTGCGCATACGGCTGGAGGCAGCCTGACGCACCGTCTGTACCAGCTGCGCACGCTGCTCCTGAATGAACTGGCCTACGCCCCCTCCCGGCTTGCACAGGATCGCCACCGCACCAGCGTCCATGGCATCCAGCGCAACGGCCGAGCCCTGTTCGGCCAGAGATGAGAACACGATGGTTGGGATGGGGTCGTCCTGCATCAGCTGGCGCAGAAAGGTCAGCCCATCCATCCGCGGCATTTCGACATCGACCACCAGCACGTCGGGGCGCAGGGTACGCAGCTTCTGAAATGCGAACAATGGATCAGGCGCAACACCGATCACCTCGATGTCGGGCTCTGCCTCCAGCTGCTCGCGCAGCATCGAGCGCACCACTGCCGAATCATCGACGATCATGACCTTGATCATGCCGACACTCTCCGCGCTGCCGTCGATTCCGGAGCACGGTAAATCGATGGTGCCAGCTGCTGCAGCGGTAAACGGATACCGGTCAGCGATTCGCAATGGCCGATGATGAGCCATCCGCCTGGACGCAGAGCCGCACACAGGTTGTCCATCACTCGCTGACGCGTCGGCTGGTCGAAATAGATCAGTACGTTACGCAGGAAAATCACATCGAAGGCCCCGGCCTCCGGCCAGGCGCAGAGCAAATTGTGCTGCTCGAAACGCACTCGGGCACGCAGCGCCGAATCGATCATCATCATTCCTTGATAAGCACCCGTGCCGCGCCGGCAATAGCGCTTGAGGTAATCCACGGGCAACAGCTCGACGCGGTCCAGCCGATACAGGCCGCTACGTGCCTGCTGAAGAGCCCGGCCACAGATATCGCTGGCCACCAGTTGCCAGCCGCCCTCGCCCAGTTGGTCGGCCAGCACCATCGCCAGGCTGTAAGGCTCTTCTCCGGTTGATGACGCCGCACACCAGACCTTCATCGGCCGTTCATCGCAACTGGGGATGATCTGGTTCTTGAGCCGGGCGAAATGCGCCGGCTCTCGAAAGAAGTAGGTTTCGTTGGTTGTCAGGCGGTCGAGCATCTCCGCTCGCTCCGCCTTTCCTTCCGGACTGAAAACGAGGGCGAGATAAGCATCGAAGTCTGCTAGCCCCAGCTCATCGACTCGGCGCCATAGCCGACTGACCACCATTGAGCTTTTTTGCGTTGTCAGGAGGATGCCAGCGGTCTGGTACAACCATTGCTGGATCTGCTTAAAGCTGGCAGGACTGAGCGACTTCATCGAGGCATTATCCCGCCGCCGCGACATCGGCACCGGAGCCGGAGCCGGCC
Protein-coding regions in this window:
- a CDS encoding response regulator, producing the protein MTRFSRLLTPIGACLLLVLLTIAGLQTVRSKVAANNAAQFDARMKVIKDLLQYWQHRHLIAVRGLAELHDVQAWVVRRLENPGASVDHYLAEHLRPLYLGQGYAGHVLFDGDLRVISDSNLTHRRSFALPELASDTLLRSQREGGAISRPFPAPVALLNPDQVFPAGTLMQMACGRIGIERSAAARPPVLCLRLALDNELGPLLTRLEGPQTRVFAVDGEGTRLTSASRPSDAWRLSPGLSFGPGHDSASYSEGYRDRNGVLVAGAALWLDELDLGLVVEHDLLPLYEAYRLGRNLILTLCALAVVLVVYLTLRTWRDRQHLAERESLYRQVLDHLPLMVRIRDPEGCVKLENEAVRGSDVESWGRLDLRGSGRSSELPPLSQLVWEAQRETLLSGTLQERQFISRGTDQHQVDFRAYRLIAFPILDNKGGLRALGSLAIEETEQARDRLALSELAADLERQVYERTAELVAAKDQAEAGAQAKANFLANMSHEIRSPLNAVVGLAHLARRSNRDAKVDGYLDKILKSAEHLQEVVGDILDFSKIEAGEMQIEQVAFSLQRLVESVVDIVWERASSKQLRLIVDIDPRLPGQFYGDPLRIAQVLINLMDNAIKFTERGSISLRVRLNELHGRCCDLCFEVQDSGIGIPAERLDEMFKPFQQMDDSIARRYGGTGLGLAICAELATLLGGNLIARSQPNIGSLFAFVVKLELAPGAYDGAEPDHATDSFSLRGRRVLLVDDDPLNREVACEQLMSFGLEVSTAINGADALQQVASDPGLELVLLDVQMPVMDGLEVVRRLRWNNPDIPVIALTASNLAGDRQRCLQSGMSDYLAKPIHPRHLEALLERWLCRSTQPLPEIRAEQEKELLPTIEGLDQRSALERLLNNHDLYRSLLKRFVDDHSDFAERLHISLMQGRIEEANDSLHRFKSLAATLGAVRLQKLSIDLEVHLLNGDRWTGAYERFVTEFQRLLREVASALALSGN
- a CDS encoding EAL domain-containing response regulator, which codes for MQPGGSARADRPLRTEVLTGLEPFKGAGLAELPEAVRAQKVLIVEDSPFQRELLCALLRGFGLQDIQQVDDGAAALAILRDSHGELSLLLVDLEMPGMNGIELLQRLGEERIFSEVVVVSAREEALISTVESMLHAAGVPLLGSLRKPIEGRDLHRLLSQAGQRRDKQGGCERARSLPSEAALGSALQRGCIQPYYQPKVHLLSGRVTGYEVLARWLEPGGVVISPADFIPLATGSGQLCELTYCLVRQAMEHLSSLQDASISIALNVDISLLANRHFADDLIRLVAAARCHPSQVILEVTESALMDDPLVTLASVGRLRLAGFGLSIDDYGTGFSTLRQLSRLPFTELKIDRAFVREAHQNRRARAILYSAIQTGHKLGLPCVAEGVECKDDLFLVELLGCHSGQGYLFARPMPADQLADWHQRHKGNTSLNDWLVDSERYTE
- a CDS encoding protein-glutamate methylesterase/protein-glutamine glutaminase, which gives rise to MIKVMIVDDSAVVRSMLREQLEAEPDIEVIGVAPDPLFAFQKLRTLRPDVLVVDVEMPRMDGLTFLRQLMQDDPIPTIVFSSLAEQGSAVALDAMDAGAVAILCKPGGGVGQFIQEQRAQLVQTVRQAASSRMRRVGCAGKLATSGVPPLAAVALSRTTDAIVAIGTSTGGTRALEYLLKRMPKDCTGMVIVQHMPANFTRQFAQRLDAACDIEVREAQDGDRVLPGRALIAPGGLHLSVRRNGAQYQVMVQDGPPVSRHKPSVDVLFRSLANAAGRNALGVIMTGMGDDGARGLKAMRDAGAATLAQDEESCVVFGMPKEAIRLGGVEQICNLEDLPERIAHYGQKF
- a CDS encoding CheR family methyltransferase, whose product is MKSLSPASFKQIQQWLYQTAGILLTTQKSSMVVSRLWRRVDELGLADFDAYLALVFSPEGKAERAEMLDRLTTNETYFFREPAHFARLKNQIIPSCDERPMKVWCAASSTGEEPYSLAMVLADQLGEGGWQLVASDICGRALQQARSGLYRLDRVELLPVDYLKRYCRRGTGAYQGMMMIDSALRARVRFEQHNLLCAWPEAGAFDVIFLRNVLIYFDQPTRQRVMDNLCAALRPGGWLIIGHCESLTGIRLPLQQLAPSIYRAPESTAARRVSA